The genome window GGTGTTTATTTGGTGTAAACTATATGGTGTAGTACAAATATAAAAAATGAAATGGGAATAGCACTTTTGCTAGTAGCTTGAAATGAACAATTAGTTGTTGATGAATAGGCAATTTTAACCCGAAAAATGCGAATGAATGCTGTTTATTAAAAAAAAATTTTGGAAGGACGTTGCAAACGCATAATAAATACATCCTAGTTACAAACGTGGATGAGTGAGTGCCTTTTAAATTGAAGTGTAGCTAGACGCTACACTCAACAGGCGGGCGGTAGTTTTTTACAATAAAACTACTATTTAGGTGATTGACCCGATCTTCTGCCAATCACACCCGATATTATTATGGTTGCTATTCCAAGAATAAATAGAGTTGGATTGAAATAAAGTGCACATTCATCATTGCTATTTCCGTTATAACTCATCTCAGAATAAATTTCAATTAGGTTTCCTGTGCCATCTAAATCATTATTAGCAATTGGGTAGAACCAAAAAAATAAGATTAGAATTATGGGAATTGTAAAAATAAATCCTTTGTTTTTTTTGCATAATACAAAGCTAATGCATGAAAAAATTACTATTTGTAAAATAAAGGGTAGAATACTTGTTTCAATTGTCCCACAATACTTATCGAGAATTTCTCCCTTGAGTAAATTTCCCCATAGAATTAAAATAATTAACAGTGTGCAATTTTTCATCCTAGTAGTTAAAATGGTTTCAACTCTAAAGTAGATATTTCTCACATGTTTTGTATATAAGAGTGAAACATGGTTTGTTTATAAACAGTGTAAATTTACTCAATTTTGCTGTGTTTTTCTAGTGCGAATAAATGTGTAAATTCATTAGGCTGGAGACCTTGTTAAATCAGAGTGTAGCGAGACGCTTCACTCAACGAGGGGTTACTATTTGCGTTCAGGAGGGCAATTAAGCCTATTCAACTCTTCTTTTGTTTTAATAAGGAGTAATTGATACCTATAGTCGTTGGCATTAATCGATTCTTTTTTTTTCAGACTTATTGTTTTTCCATTTATTATTTGAATTATTAGTTGATTGGCTATAAAATATTCGAGAGTTTCGTCTGTTCTAGTTTTTTCAGTTCGATCATTATAATATGTTAACGATTTTTTCGAGAAAATCAATTCCTCATTTTCATAATAAAACGTGTGCGACCACTTACTTGCAGCTAAGTGACCATCTCCGATACCATTGTCTGAAACTTTTACAATTTTATTATTTGCATCGTACATTTTCAAAGAACCATCAATTACACCACAGGTGTTTTTATATTTAATTTCCTTATAGGTACTCACTAGTTTATCAATATCATCTACTTTTTTTTGTATAGTTTTTACATGCGTACTGTCGCTGCTAATAAGATTTGAGCTAAAGAAAATATAAAGAAACAGTGAAATCAAAATTTTTGATGTATTGATAGATGCATTTTTCATTTTGGTATGCCACATTTTTTATTCTCAATAATTTAAAAATTTTCTAAACTAAAATTCCTCCGAAACTTCTCTTACATCTGCCAGTGGGCGGATCTACGGATAGTATATTTACATATTTCTTCGATATTGCCCTCCGACCTCAAACAGCGCAGCGGTAATTTGCCCTAAGGAACAATACTTTCCGGCTTCCATTAATTTTTCAAAAATATTTTTGTTTTGAATAGCGGCCGATTGAAGATCGCTGAGTAATTGTGCTGTTAATGATGAATTTGATTTATGCAATTCACTCAACATAGTTATTTGATATTCTTTTTCCTCTTTCGTTGCACGTATCACTTCCTTCGGACTAATAGTTGGAGAGCCTTTTGAAGATAAGAACGTGTTTACTCCAATAATTGGAAACTCTCCTGTATGTTTTAATGTTTCGTAATACAAGCTCTCTTCTTGTATTTTTCCTCGCTGGTACATGGTTTCCATCGCGCCTAATACACCACCTCGCTCGGTAATTTTGTCAAACTCGCTTAGTACAGCTTCTTCCACTAGGTCAGTCAATTCTTCAATAATGAACGAGCCCTGCAACGGATTCTCGTTTTTAGCTAAGCCCAATTCTTTATTAATGATAAGCTGTATGGCCATTGCCCTGCGCACGCTTTCTTCTGTAGGTGTGGTGATGGCTTCATCATAGGCATTGGTATGTAACGAATTGCAATTATCGTATATCGCATACAGCGCTTGTAGTGTTGTACGTATGTCGTTAAAATCTATTTCTTGTGCATGCAGCGAGCGGCCCGATGTTTGAATATGATACTTCAACATTTGCGAACGTTCGTTGGCTTTGTATTTGTATTTCATCGCCTTAGCCCAAATGCGCCTTGCCACACGGCCTATTACAGCATATTCAGGGTCAATGCCATTGGAGAAGAAGAACGATAAATTCGGAGCGAATTTATTGATGTCCATCCCACGGCTCAAATAATATTCTACATAGGTAAAACCATTTGCCAAGGTGAATGCCAATTGTGAAATAGGATTGGCGCCCGCTTCGGCAATGTGGTAGCCACTTATAGAAACCGAATAAAAATTGCGAATGTCTTTATCAATAAAATATTGTTGTACATCGCCCATCAAGCGCAACGAAAATTCGGTGGAAAAAATACAGGTGTTTTGTGCTTGGTCTTCTTTTAAAATGTCTGCTTGAACAGTACCGCGCACTGCTTTTAAGGTGTCGGTTTTAATTTTTTCGTACACATCTTTTGGTAAAACTTGATCGCCCGTAACACCAAGCAGCATGAGCCCTAGGCCATTGTTGCCTTCTGGAAGAACACCCTCCTGACCTTCCTCAAGGGAGGAAGTTTGATAGGTAGGACGTTTGGTGCCCTTCTTTTTATAAATATCTTCTATCTTTTTTGTTACTTCTTTTTCAAGTCCGTTTTGTTTGATGTAAATTTCACATTGTTGATCAATAGCCGCATTCATAAAAAATGCGGTAAGCACTGCTGCCGGACCATTAATGGTCATGGATACAGAAGTAGCAGGATCTGCAAGATTAAATCCGGAGTACAATTTTTTGGCATCATCCAAACAACAAATAGAAACACCTGAGTTTCCTATTTTTCCATAAATGTCCGGACGATACTCTGGGTCTCTTCCGTATAGTGTAACGCTGTCGAAGGCTGTGGATAAGCGTTTGGCAGGCATGTTTAGCGAAACATAATGAAAGCGTCTGTTGGTACGTTCTGGTCCGCCTTCTCCGGCAAACATGCGTGTTGGGTCTTCGCCTTCGCGCTTAAAGGGGAATACGCCTGCAGCATAAGGGAATTCACCCGGTACATTTTCCGATAAGTTCCAACGCAAAATATCTCCCCAACCTTTGTAGCGAGGTGTTATCACTTTCGGGATTTGCAGGTGCGATAAGCTTTCTGTGTGTGTCTTAATTTTTATTTCCTTGTCACGAACTTTATACACATAAAATTCGTTTTTGTAATTAGCTACTTTAGCATCCCAGGTTTGCAGTATTTTCTTGCATTGCCCATCCAACTTCAGTTCTATCTCTGCATAGGTTTCTTCTAGTTTTTTAATCAGTCTGTCTTTATCGTCAATACTGGTTTCTCTAATCGACTCAATTGATTTTTTGATACCAAATAGTTTGTCGGCAATTTCGCATTGTTCGCTTACCCACTTGTCGTAATTTCTGTTATTCTCCGATATTTCGCTTAGGTAGCGGGTTCTGGCAGGCGGTATGATAAATATTTTTTCCGACATTTCTCCTGTTGCCAATAAAGAGGAGTGGAGCGCGATTCCTGTTTTCTCTTCAATCTTTGCCATTACAGCCTTGTATAAGGTGTTCATGCCTGGATCGTTGAATTGAGATGCGATGGTGCCGAATACTGGAAGTGTGCTGTCGTCTGCATCCCACAGCTGTCTATTGCGCTTGTATTGTTTTTTTACATCGCGTATCGCATCCAATGCGCCTCGTTTGTCAAATTTGTTTAAGGCCACAACATCTGCAAAGTCCAGCATGTCAATCTTTTCGAGCTGAGTAGCAGCGCCATATTCAGGTGTCATTACATATAGCGATACATCCGAGTGATCCAATATTTCTGTATCGCTTTGCCCAATGCCCGATGTTTCTAAAATAATTAAATCATACCCTGCTGCTTTTACAATGTTTACAGCTTCTTGCACGTATTTAGATAATGCTAAATTGCTTTGTCGTGTAGCTAACGAGCGCATGTACACACGGTCGTTGCTAATGGAATTCATGCGAATTCTATCGCCTAGCAAAGCCCCTCCTGTTTTGCGTTTCGAAGGATCTACAGAAATAATAGCAATGTTCTTGTCTTTAAAGTCTAATAAAAATCTGCGAACCAATTCATCTACTAGAGATGATTTTCCAGCTCCTCCTGTTCCGGTAATTCCCAAAACAGGAATCTTTTTTGTTTTTGCTATTGCATCAATTTCTTTGATGAATACAGCGGACTCAGCAGGGAAATTCTCGGCTGCCGAAATAAGTTTGGCAATTGATTTAGCTTCTTTTTTATCTATGTGTTTTACTTCTCCATTTAAATTGGTGCCAGTCGCAAAATCACATTTTTCAATCATGTCGTTGATCATGCCTTGCAGGCCCATGGCGCGGCCATCGTCTGGAGAATAAATGCGGGTAATGCCGTATTGGTGAAGCTCTTCAATCTCAGCAGGTAGAATGGTTCCACCACCGCCACCAAATATTTTAATTTGTTGACATCCTTTTTCCTTCAGCAAATCGTACATGTATTTAAAAAATTCTACGTGCCCGCCTTGGTAGCTCGTAATAGCAATGGCTTGCACATCTTCTTGTATGGCGCAATCAACAATCTCTTTCACGGAGCGGTCGTGCCCAAGGTGTATAACCTCTACGCCAGTTGCCTGAATAATCCTGCGCATAATATTAATGGCGGCATCGTGCCCATCAAATAAGGAAGCAGCCGTTACAATACGAATTTTGTTTTTGGGTTTATAAGGAGCAATGGTTTGCATAGTAGTATTTTAGTTATAATGTACAAATTTAACCTAAATGGTGAATTAGAAAAAGGGTTTTGTAGGTGGCGGAGAAATGACTGATGTAGGCGAATTGGTCACTTGTTGGTGACAACACCAACAAGGGCTAAAAGCACAGCTTACAAGAAATATTACGCACTAAGCTCCATCTCACTGCCTTGTCTTCAGCTTAGCGCGTACGGGGGGCGCTAAGCTAAGGTTGGGTTGCAGCTCGTCAGCCCGTTTGATTTTGGCCGCTGTTATGGCCAGGTTTATTTTTTTATTGTTAACCTCCAGTCAAGTTTGTCTGCTCGATAGAGTGTAGAATAGATTGCATTTTTCCCTCGTAAATATATTGTGTCTGAGCCAAACACCACTATTAACTTTTCTATTGTAAGGTCTGTCGGCTCAGGGGTATAGTTTGCAATGATTTGTCCGATATAAATATATTGGTTTGAGTCTAACGTTAATTTATTCCATTTCTCACCTTTTATTTCCACCGTTTTAATTTCCAAGGGAGATGTGATTTCGATATCTCCAGAATGATTATAAAATAAATCAATTTTGTCTTTCGTCTTGTTCTCTAACTTGATGCTGTGAACTGGATCGCATGAGCCAAGAGTTAACAGAAAAGATAACAATAAGAGGAGTTTGTATGTGTTCATGTCAAAATTTGGTCATAACTTGCAGATTTGCGCAAGCGTATTTGTAAACGTTTGTAAGTATTTATAATTAGTTTTAATAGTACTTTTTGTTAATCACAACATAGTTTAAGTTACTAAAATTAAAGAACGTTATTATTCTCCAATGTTTTTCCTATCGCCTTCATCAATTTTTTATTCACCTTTACTTTTTTTGCATAGTGCTCCCAATTGCTTACTACTTCTGCAATTTCGGTAATTAGTGCATCTGCTTTTTTTATGTTCATTTGCTTTGCAACAGCAAGTAAATCTGTTCGGGTAATGTTTTTTCTTTTCCCATTTACACTTAACGATTGTTGGCTTACCCATTCACTTTCTGGGCGGTAAGCGTGGCAAATATCATAGGCCGGAGATAGTTGCCATTTGCCGGTTTTATCCATCAAGAAGGCAAAGTTTTTGGTGTGGTCGTCACAATTTCGTGCCAGTACATTAAACACCATTCGCCTGTAAAGCTGCTCTGCTTGCGGGTAAGGTAAGCTTAGCATACGCATGGTTTCAAACAGTTGTTCGTAACTGTATAAAGTAATATCGTTAAAATCATAATGCTGCAGGGCGCAAAAGCTTTGCATGTGGAGCTTTTCGTTATTGGGTAATCGGTCGAATCGCTTGGTCATAAAGTGAGCGCGGCCGTTTTCTTCTAGTAGCCTGCTTTCCATCATTTCAATGCCGGCATCTTTAGCCATTAAGTAGTAAGCCATCTCTACGCGCCCATAACCGCTCGATGCACCAAATTGCTTATCGGTAACGCCATCAAATTTTATTATCCAATGCGAGAAGCCTTTCGGTGCATCGGCTTGTCCGCTTCGTATTTCCTTTGTTTTAGGGTTGTAGGCTATCAATGCTTTGGCTCTGGCGCCCCCGGCAGATGTGCCTATTTTTAAAATATCTAACAACGCTTTTTCTTCATTCTTTTTAAGACTGCTGCTAAAATCTTTTCTATTGTGTATTATTTTTTCTGCTATAGCTACTAAACTGCTTATTTCTAAGGAGGTTGCTTGGCTCTTATCTTTTGGTATAGCAGGTTCAAACTCCAATGCTCCAACTCCACGTGTGCCAATAAAACAAAGTAGTTCTACCGGATTTAAACTATCGCTAGGCCTGCCTTGGGTTGTGAGCCACGCATTAATTAATGCATTTCCATATTTGTCGGGCAATACATCTGCCAACAATCCTGGTAATCCCTTAAAGGTAGCGCTCTCTTTATTTTCAGTGAACGAGAATACAGGCTTGCGAGTATTCCCAATAGGCATTTTAATGGGGGATAAGTCTAGCTTTTTGGTCAGAAAAGCTGCATCGTACTCAAAATAGCCTAGCCCTGTTGCGGAGTCCCATACAACAGCTCCTACACGGTGTTCCCATATTTTTACAAAAGCCGTTGTTATCATTACCAATCGGTATTACGTTTTTTGCTTATGTTTTTTCTTTTAGAAGCTCGTTTGTATTGGGCTTGCGCTTGCTCAGCTAATAAAATAGGGCTTATTTGTTGTTTTACTTGAAACGCGTCCAATGTGTTCAATAGGTTAAGACTTCTCAGTAATCGAATAAATGTAAGCAAGTTGCCGCTTTTTCCTTGCTCTAAATCTACCAGTGTAGAGCGGCTTATGCCGGTGTTTGTAGCCAATTGATCTTGTGTTATATTCTGCTCCAGTCGATGGTGTTTTATGTAACTACCCAGCATACCAACAATAGCACCATCGCTCATAGCCAACCAATTTATGTATGAAAAATCAGTCATTATGTGTGTTTTTGATAGTTAATGTATGAATTATACTACAAATATACGCTTTTTTTACTTGTTTTTCTAGTTAAAGTTGTATTTTCTCAATTGAGCGCGCAGCAGTAGCTGCTTGTCGATTTTCTATTTTTACAGGGCTCAACTTT of Bacteroidota bacterium contains these proteins:
- a CDS encoding methylmalonyl-CoA mutase family protein, whose translation is MQTIAPYKPKNKIRIVTAASLFDGHDAAINIMRRIIQATGVEVIHLGHDRSVKEIVDCAIQEDVQAIAITSYQGGHVEFFKYMYDLLKEKGCQQIKIFGGGGGTILPAEIEELHQYGITRIYSPDDGRAMGLQGMINDMIEKCDFATGTNLNGEVKHIDKKEAKSIAKLISAAENFPAESAVFIKEIDAIAKTKKIPVLGITGTGGAGKSSLVDELVRRFLLDFKDKNIAIISVDPSKRKTGGALLGDRIRMNSISNDRVYMRSLATRQSNLALSKYVQEAVNIVKAAGYDLIILETSGIGQSDTEILDHSDVSLYVMTPEYGAATQLEKIDMLDFADVVALNKFDKRGALDAIRDVKKQYKRNRQLWDADDSTLPVFGTIASQFNDPGMNTLYKAVMAKIEEKTGIALHSSLLATGEMSEKIFIIPPARTRYLSEISENNRNYDKWVSEQCEIADKLFGIKKSIESIRETSIDDKDRLIKKLEETYAEIELKLDGQCKKILQTWDAKVANYKNEFYVYKVRDKEIKIKTHTESLSHLQIPKVITPRYKGWGDILRWNLSENVPGEFPYAAGVFPFKREGEDPTRMFAGEGGPERTNRRFHYVSLNMPAKRLSTAFDSVTLYGRDPEYRPDIYGKIGNSGVSICCLDDAKKLYSGFNLADPATSVSMTINGPAAVLTAFFMNAAIDQQCEIYIKQNGLEKEVTKKIEDIYKKKGTKRPTYQTSSLEEGQEGVLPEGNNGLGLMLLGVTGDQVLPKDVYEKIKTDTLKAVRGTVQADILKEDQAQNTCIFSTEFSLRLMGDVQQYFIDKDIRNFYSVSISGYHIAEAGANPISQLAFTLANGFTYVEYYLSRGMDINKFAPNLSFFFSNGIDPEYAVIGRVARRIWAKAMKYKYKANERSQMLKYHIQTSGRSLHAQEIDFNDIRTTLQALYAIYDNCNSLHTNAYDEAITTPTEESVRRAMAIQLIINKELGLAKNENPLQGSFIIEELTDLVEEAVLSEFDKITERGGVLGAMETMYQRGKIQEESLYYETLKHTGEFPIIGVNTFLSSKGSPTISPKEVIRATKEEKEYQITMLSELHKSNSSLTAQLLSDLQSAAIQNKNIFEKLMEAGKYCSLGQITAALFEVGGQYRRNM
- a CDS encoding type II toxin-antitoxin system HipA family toxin, with translation MITTAFVKIWEHRVGAVVWDSATGLGYFEYDAAFLTKKLDLSPIKMPIGNTRKPVFSFTENKESATFKGLPGLLADVLPDKYGNALINAWLTTQGRPSDSLNPVELLCFIGTRGVGALEFEPAIPKDKSQATSLEISSLVAIAEKIIHNRKDFSSSLKKNEEKALLDILKIGTSAGGARAKALIAYNPKTKEIRSGQADAPKGFSHWIIKFDGVTDKQFGASSGYGRVEMAYYLMAKDAGIEMMESRLLEENGRAHFMTKRFDRLPNNEKLHMQSFCALQHYDFNDITLYSYEQLFETMRMLSLPYPQAEQLYRRMVFNVLARNCDDHTKNFAFLMDKTGKWQLSPAYDICHAYRPESEWVSQQSLSVNGKRKNITRTDLLAVAKQMNIKKADALITEIAEVVSNWEHYAKKVKVNKKLMKAIGKTLENNNVL
- a CDS encoding helix-turn-helix transcriptional regulator, which codes for MTDFSYINWLAMSDGAIVGMLGSYIKHHRLEQNITQDQLATNTGISRSTLVDLEQGKSGNLLTFIRLLRSLNLLNTLDAFQVKQQISPILLAEQAQAQYKRASKRKNISKKRNTDW